The Brassica napus cultivar Da-Ae chromosome C7, Da-Ae, whole genome shotgun sequence genomic interval TTTAGTTTGATGAATTTCCTTAATTTTGTGACTGTGTGAATCAGAGAGCGCTTACCCACATTTCACCAGAGGAAGATCCAAACTTTTACACCCATTGAGTCGGACAATTAGTTTAGCAAGATTGATTGGTATTAGTATTAAGAGAGACACAACAATAGGGAACATAAGCATCTAATGTAAGAAGAAAGTTTGCCTACAGAACAACAAAACCAGCGctctatattttgttttgtttcaggcTTCAAGGCATAGGAAAAGCAGGGAGCATTTTCGGTGAAGTGGTGAAATTACTAAGCATATAAGTTCTGAGACGAAAGCAAACATGAGGATCAAAGAGGCTTTGCCGGGTGGCGACCAGCGTGCTTTGCGAGGAGCGTGTTGTTACTATATATTCAACAATAGATTCTTTCTTCCTGTTGCAGAGTTGTTCCTTGAAAGCATTTCTTCTGATCTTGGCTTTAGTGGTGATACATTAGCTGAAGGTGTTGGATCTTGGATATGTTCCGTATTCAATTATTAATCATGTTCCTTGGCTTGTATGTTACATTGTCTAGGTGGAACTCTATGCATAAGTAGTTTCGAGTGGATGTCGTAGAGAATGCGTTAGTGATGGTTTTACTCGGACCAagtcttgaagttttttttttggttcaagaCAAGTCATGTGCATTGTGGGCAATGGCggttttgttatgtttttttttattatttgtattcttaaaattttagtattttgaatgtgtaaaatttaaatatttgggtttcataaatttttacaaGATTGAAACAGGTTAGGACTAATAGAATACTAGGTATtactatatacaaaaaaaatttggactaCTGAAAAAAATGTCAAACTTTAAACAAAAGGTGAAGTAGCACAtgttttaaactaatttttaggTATGATTATTaagaaaactattaaaaaaaaattcttagacttaaaacatatcttaaaaaactattaaaaacttcattaatttaaaatgtgagTATGCTATATACGAAGATAAATAAGACATTTAAGACATGTAAACcatatttaaaatgtataaaatatatttaacataaatttgaaaaatattaaaataatatatttacactTAGTAGTACTCAATGTAGTAGTAATACTATCTTGTTCGTAGTAATACTTTTgcaaattttaacatttattagtaataccacgtgaaaaataaaatatttctagtAAAACCGATGCATTTAAACAGTTTTGGTTTGTATATAACACTTTCgtagaaacaaaattttttaaaatatataatttgtgtgATTCACCTTATTATAACTTCACCATCAAGACATTATGCATTGAAGTATAAGGAAgtttttttgtgaaaaagatAAGTTTTCTAACCACTTAAGAAATATTAAAGatttcataactaatttgataTCTAAACACAAATTTAGacatataatttcaaaatacataagttatatcttttaaaaatatataataagccgAAAATATAAAGTTCTTagaaatatgtatatacatagtaGTACAAGGTAATCCAAGGTAGTTTAAGGTAGTTATAGTAGTGCTAGTAATCgacaatacatatttatataaataaaatataatataaaatctttaatttatataaagaaTATATGTCCTTTTCCGTTTAATGAAAAAtgcaattttgatatttttacatattaaaaatgatttaaatgcATTCATGTtcttaataaataaatctatttAATCAAAAGTTTTTAAGACGAATATCAAagcatatttatattaatattaaattcaaaatagaTATAACTAAATTAGGATTCTTAAATGATAATCTTTACATAAGAAAAAGTGTCTTACTTTTTATGAAATAAAgagaatattatttataagttaTACAGATTGTTAAAttcaattataaatataaaataataaaatatattaaatatcttattttaaattttaaggctatataaaagagataaaaactttaattaaggaaaataatttatatacacagtttcttaaaaatatttttgaaattaattattgaTTAAAATACTATTGAAATATATGATCTattgaatttataattttgaaaatatttttataacctaaattaatataaatatcttattaaattatgtttgaaatttttgattagcatattattaatatacacattttattaaatttgtatttgtgaaatattattgaaataattatataaatattttgaaattagatGTTGATTAAAATGTGAAAtgtcttattttaaatttgataaattttaaataaaagcgAAAAATTTCGTTTaggaaaataattatataaatattttcttaaatttattttgaaattaattgtttatttattgaaatagtattgaaataatttattttgttatttaattattttaaaaaatatattttaagataaatctaaatttttaattttgttttcataattttagtAATGTTAATCATTAAtagttcttttaaaaaattaaaaaaaaatctgggaaaaaaatctgaaagaaaaagcCCTCCTCGTTACAGAAGACTGAGGTGGGATccacttgaaaaaaaaaagttaaagaaaaataaaaagttatgtGGATCCTGcaacatatgaaaaaaaaataaaaaaaaaagggcaaGGAgggaaagaagaaaagagagggTTAGTTAGAAAATAGATAGGGTAATGAGAATAAATTTTTTGTAAATGGGGTAAATTAGAGTACTTTCCATCTTCTGCTTAATACTTCACGTAAGAGTCGTTTTAAAATGTGTTAAATATGTGAGAAGTACTATTAtgtaaaagagaagaaaactaTGTAAAATTAAGACGCTTGTGTTAAACGAATATATTCTCAGATGTTGTAGCATCTTGCATCACATAATAGAAACGGAGGAATCATCCGGGGATTTCAGTGAATTCAGGAAAATCATAActttttgttttagaaaaaaagcaCTGAAAACTGGAAGGATATTTATACTCTGAAAAAcaaccatattttaaaatgCTCTGGTAGACTAAgacttatatatatagtttataaatagaTCTCTAACAGCATCAACATCACTAAAGTCGATACCATAGTTTCTCGtctatataaaattgatataaacaattaaaattttataagatgattttaatcattttttaatgACTCATATTTTATTAAGTTATTACAGTATTTAATTTCCAATAAACTCTTCTATTTATTACTAATGAAGGTGTCCTTACTCCTTAGACTCTAACTCGGTTTGTCCTGGTTCCTGGTTGTTTTAACAAGTTTTTTCTTCCATTGTTTGATTGATTCAAATATACTATAAGATGCGCGCTCCTATTGACAGATAACAGCCGTGTCAAAAAACCCTGGAAAGAATGGAAAGTTCAATTTGATACTAGGTCACTATATTTACTCTGGGATAAAATGAAGCAGTGGAGTAGGAGTCATATAGAGTatatcataaatttatttacttttagcAGAGCCCTAAGACAAGGCCCATCCCTTTATTAGCTATACCTTCTTTATGTTAAACTTGCAATCAATTTGATGCTTTTAATAACAGTGATGGTGAACTGGTGCACACGTAACACAGTTTCTGACGTGAGTTGGgacgttttaaaatttatttgagaTATTTTGATGATACATTAATTAACTAAAAGGAGATAGTGATCACTGATGATCAGTATCCATACAGCATATTCCAACTAAACATTTCAACAGTTGGCATGCCTACTCTGTGTTATGCattgttaatttaatttatcGTTTCAAAATGACAAAATCCCACcataatctcttcttttgtTTAGTAACTTTGACTAAACCGGTAAACAGTCGTTGGAATATATAACGAACTTTTCATTTGGCTCAAGCAAACCTCaattataaaaccaaaatcGAATTAGAATTCAAATTTGAACACACATATCATGTAAAAATGTAAAGAACCGATAAGAAATGTGTGAATTTGAAAGAGTGACTAAAAGGCGACGACATTCATTGAACCTGGACGTGTTTTTGAACCATTGCAAGTCGGACGTGACATTTTCTTGGTCTGCCATGTTTCATGATCACGCTACCTGTTTATTTGTCTTCGTAATTTTGTAAAACTGGTTTAAATAAGACAGATATTTTTTCACCCGATTACAGCAAAAATAGAAGCGAATCAGTTACGATTTCATTCATATGTAGACAAAAAGTCTTCTTAGTAACATTTCCCATATACATAACAATCACGAGAtagttaatatttaaaaaacaaattaaaaataagcaaATTACTCTTAACTAACCAAGACGAGTTAGTCTAGTGATGTACGGCTTGCGGCTGCAAGTACGGCCTTCGGATTCGATTCGCATTGGCCACCAGAGAATTTACAGAGAATTTACATGCAGACTTGCTCTGGTgcccgagaccgaagaccgtttTCTGGTCATGACCTACCTTCGGATGTGCGTCCGCACCGCTAAAGGGTTCagtctctagtctggaccaccacGGTGGACCATGACCctcggttatcaaaaaaaaaattactcttCAACTATAGAAGCAGAGGGAGTAAATAGTTGAATAATCGTGACGGCCATTGACTTTGATAGAGTCTGTCCAATTAAGAGAAGGAGGTGGGAATATGATTACGTCGACAAGGCTTTGCTCTCATAACCATTCCTTTACGGTGGCTTTAATTGGCGGAATATATTAGTGGAAAGGATAAAGGTTAGAAAATGATTTCCACTacattcaatttttttcctAGATACAAGAAAAGTAgcgaaatttttgttttcttttctccttattacatgttttttttttttgaggaagGGCATTTCTTATTACACGTTACAAACAAACATGTCATCTAAGATACATTCCAAAAATATAGAACGAAATTCGTATAACATCTCTCTCGAGTTCAAAGATTGTATAAAGTATAACTCACTTTATTAATGCTTAAGAAAACTAACTCAAAAATTTAAGCTCTCAATCTCTAAACTCATAAGCTATGTCACATCTTGACATCTTCAATTATATAGAAATTGATATTTCCTAATCCTTATAGGTAATACATTTAGATGACTCCTAAATATGTTAGTATTTCTATTTCCATAACTCGGTAGGATTAGGTTAGAAACTTATAACtcaagtttccttttctttcaaGCTTACTCCAACAATCTCTCCCTTAAGCTTGAAATCTCCTTTCGATATGTCTTGCATCCCAATGAGGTCTCTCATTTCTCTGAACTTGATTCTTCCAAGAGCTTTGGTCATAATATCAGCCTTTTGCATATCACCCGAAACATGCTCAACATCGACTTGTCCCTTCTCAATGCACTCCCTTATGAAGTGATAACGTCGGTGTATATGTTTGCTTCTGCCATGGAAAACAGGGTTCCTAGTAAGAGCAATTGCGGACTGGTTATCAATTCTGATGAGTACTTTCTCGATAGGTCGCTTGGTGACTTCACTTAGTAGCTCTTGCAGCCATATAGCTTGCTTAGCAGCCTCTGTTCCAGCCATGAACTCTGCCTCGCAGGAAGAGAGAGCAACTGTGTACTGCTTACTTGAGCACCACGTAATCATGCTATCACCCAAGTAGAATATGTGACCTGCAGTGCTTCTTCCATCATCTATGTCCACATTGTGACTGCTATCACTGTACCCAATGAGCTTTGGAATCCCTAGCGATGATCTAGCAAACGTGAGACCAAGTGACGTAGTTCCTCGAAGATATCTAAGGCAGTGCTTCATTGCTGCTTCGCGAGACACCTTCGGAGATGTCATATATCGGCTTAGAACTCCCACCGTGTATGAGAGATCAGGCCTTGTATGTATAAGATACCTTAGGCATCCGATGACTCTTCTATACCTTGTAGCAtcagcatcttcttcttcactagATTTTGATAGCTTCAAACCATTCTCCATTGGGGTGTGCGTCATATTGCAgttcttcatcccactctctTCTAAGATTTTCAATGCATATCTTCTTTGGTTTAGGCTTATATATCCTTCTTCTTGATGAACTTCAATCCCAAGATAGTAACTTAGTTTACCCAAGTCACTCATATCAAACTTTGACCCCATCTCTCTTTTAAAATCTCCAATGATCTTCTCGCTTGCTCCACACACGAACAAGTCATCTACATAAACAACCACGACGAGAATGCTCTGTCCCACGGTTTTCCTGTATACAGAGTGTTCCTTGGAGCACTTTTCGAACCCAAACTTGAGTAGTATCCGATTCAACTTGTTGTTCCAAGCCCTCGGTGCATGTCGCAGTCCGTACAATGCTTTGTTGAGCTTGTATACCTTTCTCTCACTTCTCTTCACCTCGAAACCTTCAGGCTGTGTAACATAAACGATTTCTTTTAACTCTCCATGAAGGAAGGCCGTCTTAACGTCGAGGTGGTGAACTTGCCATCCGTTCGTAGCTGCAACACCGATGAGTAGTCTGATGGTTTCAAGGCGTGCTACGGGAGCAAAAACCTCATCGAAATCGATCCCTTGTTGTTGTACATAACCTTTTGCCACTAGACGAGCTTTATACTTATTGATCGATCCATCAGAATTGCGTTTAATCTTGAATATCCATCTGAGACCAATGGGTTTAGCTCCAACTGGTAAGTCAACTAGTTTCCATACCTCATTCTTCTCGATGGACTGTATCTCATCCTTGCACGCGTCTATCCATTCTTTTAGCATACCAGCCTCCACAAAATTTCTTGGTTCGTTGTTTATACACATTAGCAGCacctctccttcttcttcagctacCATCACGTAATCTTCAAGGTATTTTGGTGTGGAAGTTTGTCTCtcacttcttctcaacactcttGTTTCTTGTTCTCCTTCTCTGACTGGTCCAAAAATATCTGTTCCCGAGTTTtgagcttcatcatcatcatcatctttgttTTCTTCCTCATCGTGCGACGCTTGAATTTCTGCAAGCTTGTCGTGGTTTGAGTGTTCAGTGATCCCATGATTACCGAACTCACCCATCGTGACCGTGAAGTCATCACAGTTTTCTACCTTCGCATCGTATTTTTTCCAGTTCAAGCCTTTTGTCTCGTCAAATACGACGTCGCGACTTACTACAATTCTCCGTGTTTCAACATCGAACAATCTGTAGGCCTTGGATCCCGGCTCTGTTCCGAGATGAACTAGCATTCTTGACCTGTCGTCGAGCTTTCTTAGGTGCGCCTTATCAACTTTGGCATAACTCAaacatccaaatatccgtaGGTGACTTATATTTGGCTTTCTCCTTCGTAGCACTTCGTATGGCGTCTGAAGCAGCAAGGATCGTGTGGCTATCCTGTTTATCAAATAAGTTGCATGTCTTATTGCTTCACCCCACAGATAATTAGGCATGTGCATATGCTTAAGCAGGCTTCTCGTCATCTCCATTAACGTTCGGTTTCTTCTTTCTACCACTCCATTATGTTGTGGAGCAGTTAGATGCCTTGTGATCCCTTCTTCATTGCAATATGCATTGAATTCGTTTGAAACGAACTCGCCACCTCGATCAGTTCTAAACGTTCCCaccttctcttttgtttcatgTTCCAATACTCCTTTCAGTTTTCCAAACTTGTGAAACGCTCCACTTTTCTCTTTGAGTAGAatcgtccacatatatcgcGAATGATCATCGACAACAACAAAGATGTAGCGATTACCTCCAGGAGTACTTGGAGTTATCGGCTCACAAAGGTCTCCGTGGATGAGCTCAAGTGGTTTGTCTGCTCTGTACAATGTAGCTTGAGGAAACGTTTGTCTTGTTTGTTTCCCAAGTAAACATGATGGGCAGATTTCTTTTATGACATTGACGCTGGGAACTCCTTGTACGAGTCCTTTGTCGATCATAGCCTTCATGGTCGCTGTGTTAACATGTCCAAGTCTTGAGTGCCACCTGTTTGACTCGCTTATCTCGCTTAGGTGCAGTTGTGAAGTGACTTTTATTCCCATACGAACTTTGTACAGCTTGTTCTTCGATCTATTTGCTTTGACAAGGAGCTTTCCGTTTTGATCATGCATGGTGAGTGATTCACCGTTTAGCCTAATATCACAACCAGACTCGGTTGCTTGACCTAAGCTTATGATGTTACTTCTTAGCTTAGGGATGAAATACACATCGGTCATTCTTCTTGGCTCCCCATTCATATCTATAAACGATATAGCTCCTTTTCCCTTGATATCAATCCTGGAATAATCACCAAATCTTACTTTCCCCGTGATTGACTTGTCCATGCTTGAGAAGTATCTTTGATCTCCTGTCATATGATTGCTAGCTCCATTATCCAAGTACCAGACGTCCTTAGCGTCATTATTCGTTTCATTCTTGTCTGGATTACAATTTTTCTCATTAAGATAGACTACCTCGTTCATCATCAACTCATCCGCATTCTGTGTGTCCAAGTTATCATTCTCTTGTGTCTCTTGTAGTTTGAGGAGGCGGTGAGGACAATCTGAGGCGTAATGTCCTAGCTTATCACATCGATAACAAGTTATCCGTGATGTGTCTACTGCTCTGTTGAAGCGTCCTCTTCCACGTCCTCTGTAATATGATCGTCCCCCACGTCCTCTTCCTCGGTAGTTCCTGTTGTAATCTCTGTACGGTTGATTTGATTGTGACTCTGAGCTCGCGTACATCAGTTTAGATTGATCTTCTTGTgggtcttcttcttcatgtacTCTTTCCTCATAAGCCTTTAGTCTTCCTACTACATCTTCAAATCTCGCCGTCTTTAAGTCAAGTATCTGCTCAAGTGTTGCTACCATAAGTATGTATTTCTTTCTTGGCAAGCAATCAAGAAATTTCTTCAcaagttttgtttcttcaaTGTTCTCTCCTAGGGCTGCTGATTTCGATGATAATTCTCCAAGTTTGCCGACAAATTCATCAATTGAATCAGTCTCCTTCATCTTTAAACGATTAAAATCCGCCATTAGGGTTTGCAGCCGCGCTTCTTTGACTCGATCAGCACCAACATGTCTTGTTCTTATAGCCTCCCATATCTCTTTTGCGGTATCTAGGTTTCCAACCTGTAGTATCATCGATTCTGGTATCGACTGGAACAAAAGCGCCTTTGCCATAACATTCTTTTCTCCTTCGGTTTCGCCTGGGTCTATAGCTTCCCATGCCTTATGAACTTGTAAAGCAACCTTCATTCGTATCGTCCAAACCGTATAATTTGAATCACTCAAAATCAGACACTTTATGCTTGAAGAACCTCCCTTCATATTGCTTGTCGTAGCAACGATCTCTCCCATGATTTGATttcgctctgataccaaatctCGAGTTCAAAGATTGTATAAAGTATAACTCACTTTATTAATGCTTAAGAAAACTAACTCAAAAACTTAAGCTCCCAATCTCTAAACTCATAAGCTATGTCACATCTTGAcatcttcttatatagagaTTGATATTTCCTAATCCTTATAGGTAATACATTTAGATGACTCTTAAATATGTTAGTATTCCTATTTCCATAACTCGGTAGGATTAGGTTAGAAACTTATAACtcaagtttccttttttttttcaagctTACTCCAACAATCTCCCTTGCAAAGAAAAGTATATGGTCCAAACTTTTTAGATTTACCAATGTATATTCTAGGAACACGGCTTCTGACAGAGAGTATCTCCACATATCATGGGCCTATAGCGAGTTTACGCCGTAGACTAATATCGTTTGTGTATATGCAGAATTCTTTTAGTAGAATTTTCAAAACagtatcataaaattttgaatttcttttagcaaaaataataattgtataTCTAGAAATTTCCCGTGAAACTTTTTTAATTCTCCAACAACATTTCTAGCCGCTGAAATAATTTTGTCGTACcactaaaattttggaaaaatataTGGTGGGATCCAACGTGTGtcagaaaacaataaaataacaaattgtTCTAGAGGAGGAACATAAAAAACGAGAACAAGAGATACATTGAACCTAGACATATACCCACCCAAAAGCCCAGTCACCATGATGCCTATAAAATAGGAGcattcaagaacaagaacacaaacacaaagccaacaaaaagaaaggaaaaaaaaactcaaaacaaaaacaaagaaacttttaaaaacaaatggGGAAAGGAGGAAATTTCGTGACGGTGGCGGCTTCTGAGGTGGAGGAGCTACGACGGAAGAACGGAGAGATGGAAAAAGCGGTGGAGGAAATGAGGAGAGAGATGTTGCAGCTGTGGCGACGGACGCAGGTGGCGGAAGAGGCTGAGGAGCGTCTCTGCTCTCAGCTGGCCGAGCTCGAAGCCGAATCGCTCGACCAGGCGCGTGATTACCAATCTCGCATCCTCTTCCTCGTGAACGAACTCTCTCGTCTCTCCTCATCCGATTTGGCCTCGCCCTAGATTGATAGATCGATACATGCGTATTTGTGTAATGATAGATATCTTAGATTATTGCatgtattttaatttacagAATCGGCTCATCATATCAATGCCAATTCTGtagagtttttctttttcttattgtttATAGATCTCTAATTTCTGCTTGGAAATTTTagtgtaaacaaaaaaatccaTGTTGTTATAAAAATAGGTAATGAAGATCTTtgaaaataaaagtattttttgtttgaaatggaGTATGTAACAGGACTGTAcaatttggatttaaaaaaaaaaaattaacaaaggaaaaacatttatttattttattgtttctcTTCATATGTGAGGACATGTCCAATTAAAACTGTAAGAAATCCCCCAGGTATTTGAAATGTCATCTTTGATCAAATAATTTACTAATAAATCAGTATGTGTGTGCTTTGCTGTTGTTGCTTTTTTCTAGAGTCGCTGACCTCTAGTGGCGTTCCAACAATGGTTTTGGTCTTTCTAGAATATTACATATCAAGTTTATTGCACGAAAACAGATAGTTGAATCGCAGAACGTGTTGTACTTTTGTGACATAACGAAAACTTAGCATAACTCTCTTCAACCATGAATCACATACATGGATCTCGTATCCGCAACCACAATATTCATCTATTTCTAATTAGTGTTATAGGAAGTAAATGAGTATAAAATCTTAGGGATACAACGCCACTGCTACGTACAGCGATTATTTGCTTGCTATTGCATTTATGGTTGTAGcagtttatttctttcttttagaCGAAAATTCAGAACATATATATCCTTTTCAATCAAAATTTATTGTGAATTGTAAATGCAGGAAAAAAATCGAAACAGGAAAAGACACCATGTTTCTATTTTGTGTACgtatataagttttacaaaaaCATTATAGAATTGTATTATTGTCACATGTAAATGCAAATAGTATCGAGTTTGAATCGTTTTTTATCTTCAAATAAGAATATCCTTGTTCAACAGATTCGGGCGACCATAAAGGATGGTGTAGCTAATGTGATATTTACCAGAAGTAATAGGAAAGCTAAACCCTGTAGAGAAAGATATACTTGGTGGGCAAATCCCATAGCCTCACATCATATGCCTCCGGATCACTTTCATGAGTATACATATGAGAATGAgtaattaatgtatttatattagTTGTTACTTGTTTTAGATGTTGATGTGTTACCTaacttaaataaaacatttcttatACAGCCACAGTTCTGAATGGTGAAACGTAACCGGTCTTTAAAGGAAATTCAGGATGGTCATGGTTCCAATAAATCAGACgcaatttcttgaaaaacattGTTTATGTTTGTACATCTTActgaacaaatatataaagagagcGTGATGAATATTAAGACAATCATACACAGTTcagaatctatattattaaaactaaagtaccttttggtattgtttggaaacatggataaaaattaaaacaaaaactgtttggaaacataaatagcagattaactattttttttttaatttacatatttagccattacatttacaataattaaatacttcctttttgtattttttttatttacagattctgccactgtatttaaaatcaatttataattgattaattataatagttgttgtttctttatggtgaaaataaaaatacaaactgaaatatatagtatataactatatattatatcaaataatttttaaaccctatttaatttagtcaatataaaaatttcgagagttcaattttcaagaaaaaaatatatcagaaaattaataataattcttagaaaactaatgcaaaaaatttaaaattttagtatgtagtttcattttaaaataaattaacaaataaacaacagattaatatatgaatagtacaattacatcaaattgtatcaaattataaactttttaatataatattatgcacaaataataagaattattatcaaacatctatatcataaaataatatattttaccctatatgtaaattacaaaacataaaaaacatacatgagatatttttataaaaccagCGGTTTATGAATTTACGTTGAACATAAGTTAAATCAACCATCTGCGCGGGAGTGCGGATAAAGTTCTAGTAttgtattatttcattattaaagcTAAAAACACTACagtatttctttctttctttccttttttctttaaaGCTCAATGACCACCACCCACGAGCAACCGACAATGACGTTTCATATTTGATTATTACTCTTGTGAAGATATTTTGGTTAAACAGTCAAAGGACAAGgagatgtgatttttttttttacaaaggaGCTTCATTACGCTACAACTAGATAGCAAAAGTTTCAACATAACCAAATATTTAAGTAatgaatatttgtatatttctgcgatggttttaatatattttgctcAAATGCTTCCAAAAGTTATATAGCACCTGCGCCATTTCTTAACCAATAATGATTAATgaaccttgtaagaaagcattgtTTGGTCGCCCGATTCAGATTAGGCTTATTTTAGGCCAACAATAGATTCGAGGTACGCGCAGTTCATGTTCTTTTGCTTATAAAAAGGCGTCGCACATGGTTACTAAACTTAAATTGACATGTTCTTTTAAGATGATTTAGTGTAAGGTACATGGTTACTTGTACTATAGGAATAAACCTAACCAAACCAACCGATGGACCATATAAAACCCATCAATAAGTTTGTTCAAATccatgttttaaatttctgttAAACtgaataactaaataaaatgatcaGATTACTGCTTGCATTGTTATTTGTTAGGAGTTTTGATTGCCAATATAAATTCAGATAGAATGTGAATTCTTACATTTAATATACTTGaggtgtttaaaaaaaaatatggatagAAGGCCATAAAAATTTGGTTAAGGATACACAAAGTTTCACAACTAAACtttaaatgatatattcttGTAACACTTCAAATTCATCAGATACAGTTTGAAGATGTATTTTGTTACGATATAAAACCCTAGAATGATCATAAATTGGTAATCGAAGTAATCTGTAATCATAGTTCATAAGAAGACATTACAAGTTTAT includes:
- the LOC106352081 gene encoding protein RESPONSE TO LOW SULFUR 2, with product MGKGGNFVTVAASEVEELRRKNGEMEKAVEEMRREMLQLWRRTQVAEEAEERLCSQLAELEAESLDQARDYQSRILFLVNELSRLSSSDLASP